In the Juglans microcarpa x Juglans regia isolate MS1-56 chromosome 6D, Jm3101_v1.0, whole genome shotgun sequence genome, one interval contains:
- the LOC121235666 gene encoding probable aspartyl protease At4g16563, whose translation MASSVFFLCLILCFSSFSVSFSGIVLLPLTHSLSKTQFNSTHHLLKSTSTRSATRFHGHHQRRQVSLPLSPGSDYTLSFTVGSNPPQPISLYMDTGSDLVWFPCSPFECILCEGKYDPSTTTPLPKIHKNATVSCKSPACSAAHSSLSSSDLCAISRCPLESIEISDCSSFSCPPFYYAYGDGSLIARLYKDSLSIPTSAHPSLFLPNFTFGCAHTTLGEPIGVAGFGRGLLSLPAQLASFSPQLGNRFSYCLVSHSFDQDRVRRPSPLILGRYDEQEKDLGNDRTGFVYTSMLKNPKHPYFYCVGLEGISVGKRTIPAPETLKRIDRRGSGGMVVDSGTTFTMLPAILYGSVVTEFERRVGRIHERASEVEEKTGLGPCYYYDKVANVPAVVLHFVGNKSSVMLPKRNYFYEFVDGDKKRKVGCLMLMNGGDEEELSGGPGATLGNYQQQGFEVAYDLETRKVGFARRHCASLWDSLNRG comes from the coding sequence ATGGCTTCTTCAGTTTTTTTCCTCTGTTTGATACTCTGTTTTTCAAGCTTCTCTGTTTCGTTCTCAGGTATTGTGCTTTTACCTCTAACCCACTCCCTGTCCAAGACCCAATTCAACAGTACCCACCACCTCCTCAAATCCACCTCCACCCGCTCAGCCACGCGTTTCCACGGCCACCACCAGCGCCGCCAAGTCTCTCTCCCGCTTTCTCCGGGCAGCGACTATACCCTCTCCTTCACTGTGGGTTCCAACCCTCCCCAACCCATCTCTCTCTACATGGATACAGGTTCCGATCTTGTCTGGTTTCCCTGTTCCCCCTTCGAATGCATTCTCTGCGAAGGTAAGTACGACCCCTCTACCACCACTCCCCTACCCAAAATCCACAAAAACGCCACTGTTTCATGCAAGTCACCTGCTTGCTCCGCTGCCCactcctccctctcctcctccgaCCTCTGTGCCATTTCCCGCTGTCCTTTAGAATCCATTGAAATCTCTGACTGCTCCTCCTTTTCCTGTCCACCTTTTTACTATGCCTACGGCGATGGAAGCTTAATCGCTCGGCTTTACAAAGATAGCTTGTCCATACCCACCTCAGCTCATCCTTCTCTGTTCCTTCCAAATTTCACTTTCGGGTGCGCCCACACAACCCTTGGTGAGCCCATTGGGGTCGCTGGCTTTGGCCGTGGCTTGCTTTCTTTACCTGCCCAGCTCGCCAGCTTCTCCCCGCAGCTGGGCAACCGGTTCTCCTACTGCCTGGTCTCTCATTCCTTCGACCAAGACCGAGTTCGCCGCCCGAGTCCACTCATCCTCGGTCGCTACGACGAGCAGGAAAAGGACTTGGGCAACGATCGAACCGGGTTCGTGTACACGTCCATGCTCAAGAACCCGAAACACCCCTACTTCTACTGCGTCGGACTCGAGGGAATCTCCGTCGGGAAGAGGACTATTCCAGCCCCGGAGACACTGAAACGAATCGACAGGAGAGGGAGCGGCGGGATGGTTGTGGATTCTGGGACAACATTCACGATGTTGCCGGCGATTTTGTACGGCTCGGTGGTGACCGAGTTCGAGCGCCGAGTGGGGCGTATTCACGAGCGGGCGAGTGAGGTGGAGGAGAAGACCGGTCTCGGGCCTTGTTATTACTATGACAAGGTAGCGAATGTGCCAGCCGTGGTGCTTCACTTTGTGGGGAACAAATCCAGTGTGATGTTGCCCAAGAGGAATTATTTCTACGAGTTTGTGGACGGTGACAAGAAGAGGAAGGTGGGGTGTTTGATGTTGATGAACGGTGGAGATGAGGAGGAGTTGAGTGGTGGGCCCGGGGCCACGCTAGGGAACTACCAGCAGCAGGGGTTCGAGGTGGCATACGATTTGGAGACGAGAAAGGTTGGGTTCGCCAGGAGACACTGCGCATCGCTTTGGGATAGTCTCAACCGTGGATAA
- the LOC121235560 gene encoding uncharacterized protein LOC121235560 → MGNGVFSIQHHVNARGSFLQLSEFRNGRRKCLLVIPEGANGIGWKGFLQSILSVTESKATTRSGEFVDGRIVGRPSSIKGASYAAVLRSLAGSQAEINSAVERKGNALVGDKRSQVTLGELEGGVMDYVRDLMIKVDKGLDLVVGTSVLPSVPESVQAKGVWTIGSLDAGIFVHANVTMPSEGAVGSQAPIADEVGPFVQGSFVVEDGGPSKVSSILEDTVEALFENANWGQQKVMLPLLRKQHGKDRRVPRVGEGSELALVPCVGEGLELGAQSSTVAGDNVVPLVSLPPINDIVGSTSDWLLNKDNGFLQTLGLLYGEQGEYEDQFKTLLTAIEASHALETKSKFKKSRELKNLS, encoded by the exons atgggtaatggagtTTTTAGCATTCAACATCATGTTAATGCAAGGGGCAGTTTTCTGCAGCTCTCTGAATTCCGAAATGGAAGGAGGAAATGTTTGTTAGTGATTCCGGAGGGCGCAAATGGCATTGGATGGAAAGGCTTTCTGCAATCCATTCTAAGTGTCACTGAATCTAAAGCCACTACTAGAAGTggggagtttgttgatggaagaATAGTGGGAAGGCCTTCCTCAATCAAAGGTGCTTCATACGCAGCGGTGTTGAGGTCACTGGCGGGTAGTCAGGCCGAGATCAACTCAGCGGTAGAAAGAAAGGGCAATgcacttgtaggagacaaaaGATCTCAAGTGACATTGGGTGAGTTGGAGGGA GGAGTTATGGATTATGTAAGAGATCTaatgattaaagtggataaggggcTGGACCTAGTTGTGGGTACAAGTGTGCTACCAAGTGTGCCGGAAAGTGTGCAAGCAAAGGGTGTGTGGACGATAGGGTCATTGGACGCTGGCATCTTTGTTCATGCCAATGTCACTATGCCTTCTGAGGGAGCTGTAGGGTCTCAGGCACCAATTGCAGATGAAGTTGGTCCTTTTGTCCAGGGTTCATTTGTAGTTGAAGATGGGGGTCCCTCAAAGGTCTCGAGTATTTTGGAAGATACAGTCGAGGctctttttgaaaatgcaaactGGGGGCAACAGAAGGTAATGCTTCCCCTCTTGAGGAAGCAGCACGGCAAGGATCGTCGAG TGCCTCGTGTGGGGGAAGGTTCAGAATTGGCGTTGGTGCCCTgtgtgggggaaggtttagaGTTGGGAGCGCAGTCGAGTACTGTGGCTGGGGATAATGTCGTTcccctggtttctcttcctccaatcaACGATATAGTGGGTTCAACATCCGATTGGCTTCTGAATAAAGATAACGGGTTTCTACAAACCCTGGGACTTTTATATGGAGAACAGggagaatatgaagaccaatttaaaacacTTCTCACTGCAATCGAGGCGAgccacgcgcttgaaaccaaatctaagtttaagaaaagcagggagttgaAGAATCTTTCAtag
- the LOC121234311 gene encoding protein arginine N-methyltransferase 1.6 has product MASLIPKTLIPIRSLRPLTRFKATATRAMSSGSTKRVFQLKLDPLTGNSEWVVIEDQDQVEQVSEIPHKPLLGTTSYLDMLNDSPRNRAFRQAIDKTVTKPCHVLDIGAGTGLLSMMAARAMGSCDSTTYGGNEGMVTACESYLPMVKLMRKVARLNGMERKIKVINKRSDELKLGVDIPSRADILVSEILDSELLGEGLIPTLQHAHDELLVENPQTVPYRAITYGQLVESTFLWKLHDLQNNEAEACDGIHLVPSGLGSILGVKPQQYAMHCDAIKDEIKLLSEPFKIFEFDFWKRPDSHRECELHIKATNDGRVNAVVSWWTLQLDCEGNFFYSTAPGWISSSIDAGSRHWCDHWKQCVWFVPGKGISVFRDEEVYLHAVHSDTSISYNLKTQASRTEVTHYGFDTWDLQLILSPERIAIYGDNEWRHSMLKTLRKALQERVNSLCIVADDSVFLTLLIAHLSRTSHVISMFPGLRDKGAQYLQAVANANGFSIDHVTVLEKRKTYLTLDDTHQKKVDLLIGEPFYYGLDGMLPWQNLRFWKERTVLDHVLSEDVLIMPCKGILKACAMSLPDLWNSRCCLSKIEGFDHSLVNTTLGACGELPAPEEGPCLPFYVWQCGEIKELGQKFKVMEFDFSKPIAPCYGKAQVDFTESGICHGFALWIDWVMDSENSIVVSTGPDTRYWKQGVKLLAHPVAVGINESRNVGEHTSMVFEASFDPSNGELIIRHDFL; this is encoded by the exons ATGGCCTCTCTAAtccccaaaaccctaattcccatTCGGTCCCTTCGACCGCTCACTCGCTTTAAGGCCACGGCCACCCGCGCCATGAGCTCCGGGTCGACCAAGCGCGTCTTCCAGCTCAAACTCGATCCGCTCACCGGCAACTCAGAATGGGTTGTCATCGAAGACCAGGACCAAGTAGAACAAGTCTCAGAGATCCCACACAAACCCCTTTTGGGCACCACATCGTATTTAGACATGCTCAATGACTCTCCAAGAAACAGAGCCTTCCGCCAAGCTATAGACAAGACAGTAACCAAGCCTTGTCATGTACTCGACATCGG TGCTGGAACTGGATTGCTATCAATGATGGCTGCACGGGCAATGGGGTCCTGTGACTCGACGACATACGGTGGAAACGAGGGAATGGTAACGGCATGCGAGTCTTACCTGCCAATGGTGAAGTTGATGCGCAAAGTTGCGCGCCTCAATGGGATGGAAAGAAAGATTAAGGTTATCAACAAGCGCTCTGACGAGCTCAAACTTGGCGTGGATATTCCTTCACGCGCAGATATTCTT GTTAGTGAGATACTAGATTCGGAATTACTGGGTGAAGGGCTAATACCAACTCTACAACATGCGCATGACGAGCTCTTGGTGGAAAATCCACAAACAGTGCCCTATCGAGCAATTACCTATGGCCAG TTGGTTGAAAGCACGTTTCTGTGGAAGCTGCATGATTTACAAAATAATGAAGCAGAAGCATGTGATGGCATTCATCTTGTTCCAAGTGGGTTGGGTAGCATTTTAGGTGTAAAACCACAACAATATGCCATGCATTGTGATGCAATAAAAGACGAAATAAAGCTG CTGTCAGAACCCttcaaaatttttgaatttgatttttggaaaCGGCCAGACAGTCATCGAGAATGTGAGCTGCACATAAAAGCAACTAATGATGGTAGAGTCAATGCTGTAGTTTCATG GTGGACACTTCAGCTTGATTGTGAAGGAAACTTCTTTTATTCTACTGCCCCCGGATGGATAAGTTCGTCAATTGATGCAG GTTCAAGGCATTGGTGTGATCATTGGAAGCAGTGTGTTTGGTTTGTTCCAGGCAAAGGTATCTCCGTTTTCAGGGATGAAGAGGTTTATTTGCATGCCGTTCATTCTGATACTAGCATCTCGTATAATCTTAAGACCCAAGCCTCTAGAACTGAGGTTACGCATTATGGCTTTGACACTTGGGATTTGCAACTCATACTATCACCAGAAAGAATAGCGATATATGGAGACAATGAATGGAGGCATTCCATGTTAAAAACGCTAAGAAAAGCT TTACAGGAAAGAGTTAATTCACTCTGCATTGTTGCGGATGATAGTGTTTTCTTAACTCTTctcattgcacatctttcaagAACATCACACGTAATATCAATGTTTCCGGGACTGCGAGACAAGGGTGCCCAATATTTGCAAGCTGTTGCCAATGCAAATGGTTTTTCAATTGATCATGTGACAGTTCTTGAAAAGAGGAAAACATATTTGACTCTGGATGATACACATCAGAAAAAG GTTGATCTTTTGATTGGAGAACCCTTCTATTATGGACTTGATGGCATGCTTCCATGGCAGAACCTGCGGTTTTG GAAGGAAAGGACTGTACTTGATCATGTCCTCTCTGAAGATGTACTGATAATGCCTTGTAAAGGAATACTGAAAGCTTGTGCAATGTCTCTCCCT GATCTATGGAACAGTCGTTGCTGCTTGAGTAAGATTGAAGGTTTTGATCATTCACTTGTAAATACAACGTTAGGGGCATGTGGTGAATTACCTGCCCCAGAAGAGGGCCCCTGTTTGCCTTTTTATGTTTGGCAGTGTGGGGAAATTAAG GAACTTGGACAGAAATTTAAAGTCATggaatttgatttttcaaaaccaattgcACCCTGTTACGGGAAAGCCCAG GTGGATTTTACTGAGTCTGGGATTTGCCATGGCTTCGCACTATGGATTGATTGGGTGATGGATTCAGAGAATTCCATTGTGGTATCTACAGGGCCAG ATACGAGATATTGGAAACAAGGAGTAAAGCTTCTAGCGCATCCTGTTGCGGTTGGAATCAATGAATCAAGAAATGTTGGTGAACATACTTCCATGGTATTTGAGGCATCTTTCGACCCATCCAATGGTGAACTCATAATCAGACATGACTTCCTATGA